A part of Diprion similis isolate iyDipSimi1 chromosome 12, iyDipSimi1.1, whole genome shotgun sequence genomic DNA contains:
- the LOC124412810 gene encoding unconventional myosin-IXa-like isoform X1, producing MDSNGSGVVQVFVGQWSAEYEALSIKATKQTSSAEIVECIIERLGFVDAAHSNSYELAEVVSNSVGQVCKERRLGPTECPVALMLLWPKNAAQQEYYRFYLRKKQSDYLWSDSRFPMDPQLLKDYFNRFLYQPRDKEYPDLCQLPDLNEQTLLDNLRARFLAGNIYTYVGSILIALNPFKFYPIYNPKYVKLYQNRRLGPDIPPHIFAIADAAYHCMLKEKRNQCIVISGESGSGKTESTNFLLHHLTALSQKGSHGSGVEQTILSAGPVLEAFGNAKTAHNNNSSRFGKFIQVNYKENGMVHGAVVQKYLLEKSRIVSQGKNERNYHVFYYLLAGASEQERKVLHLGTTDQYNYLNKSGCYGLENIDERHEFSRLKQSMEMVGFTPEKQRRLFAVLSAVLLLGNVEFQPRKSYHHHDEAVAVKNPEVVALISELLRVKQDTLLAALTAKRARASGETLVINYRLPEAIAARDAMAKCLYGALFDWIVLQVNHALLSKKDTLRDHQGNSIGVLDIFGFEDFKMCNSFEQLCINYANEQLQHYFNQHVFQYEQREYRKQGIRWTDIGYSDNSGCLHLIEGKPNGLLCLLDDQCNFPGATNETLLQKFNSVHKDSPFYEAPQRREAAFVVRHYAGTVKYQAANMREKNLDLMRPDGVVGVLKNSSLAFVRELVGADPVAVFRWAILRAFFRAHFAFQEAGRAHRHGRADGNKSSVQNRYRTPNENLISHLVTLSAVNLTINRIASHKHSRLPSYQKQRSVCLQPTTPTATLTQNENHDSVNNNRLSWPQFRNVNQVQHATNVSPSKSCLIKGREDLSDGQNKFRRGTHTPLEKVLPKDEANVMERANQIVMKNKSFRPRERGKKGLKNLQTVKTLAGRTQSYGAGGGPGKARKQPMTVSAQFQQSLHSLMDTLNQANPFFIRCIKSNANKVPNKFDEETVQRQLRYTGMLETVRIRQAGFNVRLAYEEFIQLYRMLLPKGLLSSQSDVRDFLLTLNLNRDNYQLGSTKVFLRESEKIKLDIELHQQIITSITTIQKWFRACLERRKFIRLKNAAVQVQSFWRMVSAQRLAQSIRAREAAVRIQAFWKAYKQHKWFKKLRAGVIAFQACVRGNIARKMYYDMKKKRAIVIDILADQQLQRQRIENTDVAVKKLNHRGADYNDSTFVENRDFNRCRDGDETNNEEQFLSQASQVSSEELPSDPPKKTESHELILPPLRIEDKNKEALVVDSNISYSKRKLTTNKRLLTDPSTPLKMVEPLYGEDVTERKGSLESLASLRSFESQVSADSSESHYSQENVVSSNLNNKPVPITRTKRGEPNPSISLNTNLIQMNKTCLPNRRTDSTSTGYSDCELDVETPNAVQSAPPMFTSSPVFPSPQVRCPHFSLTHSPNSDIWRRRSDISTITRSTNVSQYQNITENLLDQAKLERLTEAANYNVKHESNNRFIRNESATSREQTRLNENTMPNDRLESVTNTLTKMDRFGLNKDIKDYVLRRQNSEGDTADKIDISMHETSMKTPYKISALPKEKDTMIKEKSEPDVPVRCARKNRPTREAQCRSMGDSVSESNTNEARNLFLGTIKEGDSNKSSNVWTRKHVPNDSTTRSVTDWPVNKHEPIYKVQQPGKRSRANAVPTLELHRRNSDPATKVSGLSVDKSLGADTSPNDLKLPPGLGEMEWKRNQLFFAGHRFRKVARYSKDDVCICCNEKMDAFVTQGFKCADCKQLYHVKCIQNGGVNRIPCLSMKRKLRSAYESNKQPVVPKFSLTGTSAFSDSTDKIISDAKELGLMQDFITKKIYKMEGQEEGKKPSEVDRVFKLALGKFKEDLVITYSVVIQQGVEGNIKYTDLIANFLHVMETVCKQENTREDFPVTMGVNAFRGFMNEFMTLVKNEAPEKQSKSKRKKDKKRKQEEAIHHGNHTFQLTIINIPTACEVCTSFFMWPIERGLVCQNCKLTCHKKCYGKATAECGKEGMTSELNPRKVFGIPLFKLDCGDGKVPLVVDRLITTIELHGLYTEGLYRKSGVSSKVRELKSKMDEGALEDVDFENYQVHVLAAVLKSFFRDMPEPLLTFEYYDDFLHAANLTDPHDRICTLFAILKKLPKPNFDLMERLIVHLARVALHEVDNRMSSSALAIVFAPCILRTNRTLPAQDSLQDVGRQTKCVETIVQEKLRVVRATLDDISTLDYACRTATHRLSSLRSSKIFSPEELGPVTSTTLGRGNSSERGDEEEAILVGHIQEIQKEKALLTSTLPSLTRASSDDDLLLSATDLDDGSLDELMPPPSGKCIIFVEIVEAEIRSIYRSKVTKFYQSSDGIPRKKIIQRQSSADNAFPTVNVDEDMVMV from the exons ATGGACAGCAACGGGTCGGGAGTAGTGCAAGTATTCGTGGGCCAGTGGAGCGCTGAATACGAAGCACTCTCAATCAAAGCTACGAAACAAACGTCATCCGCAGAGATTGTAGAATGCATAATCGAGCGGTTAGGATTTGTCGACGCGGCCCACTCTAACAGCTATGAGCTAGCAGAAGTTGTTAGCAACTCTGTAGGGCAGGTGTGCAAAGAGAGAAGACTGGGACCAACGGAGTGTCCAGTAGCCCTGATGTTGTTATGGCCGAAAAATGCAGCTCAGCAGGAATACTATAGGTTTTATTTACGCAAAAAGCAGTCAGACTACTTGTGGTCTGACAGCAGATTTCCCATGGATCCTCAACTCTTGAAGGACTATTTCAATAGGTTCTTATATCAACCTCGAGACAAAGAGTACCCCGATCTTTGCCAACTGCCAGACCTCAACGAACAAACTCTATTAGACAATTTAAGGGCAAGGTTTTTGGCCGGAAACATATACACCTACGTTGGAAGTATCTTGATAGCATTAAACCCATTCAAATTCTATCCCATTTACAATCCAAAATATGTTAAATTGTACCAAAACCGAAGACTTGGTCCCGACATACCACCGCACATATTTGCGATAGCTGATGCGGCATATCACTGTATGCTCAAAGAAAAGCGGAATCAATGTATTGTTATTAGTGGAGAAAGTGGTTCCGGAAAAACTGAATCAACTAATTTTCTATTGCATCATTTGACTGCTCTTAGTCAAAAAGGATCACATGGTAGCGGAGTGGAACAAACTATTCTGAGTGCTGGCCCAGTTCTAGAAGCCTTTGGCAATGCCAAAACAGcacacaacaacaacagcagtcGGTTTGGCAAATTCATTCAAGTCAACTACAAAGAAAATGGAATGGTTCATGG AGCTGTGGTTCAAAAATATCTCCTAGAGAAGTCAAGGATAGTGTCACAAGGAAAGAATGAGAGAAACTACCATGTATTCTACTACTTATTGGCTGGAGCCAGTGAACAAGAGAGAAAAGTGCTTCATCTTGGAACTACAGATCAATATAATTATCTGAATAAAAGCGGGTGTTACGGACTTGAGAATATCGATGAGAGACATGAATTCTCTAGGCTGAAGCAGTCAATGGAAATGGTCGGATTCACTCCTGAGAAGCAGCGACGATTATTTGCTGTTTTGTCTGCAGTTCTTTTGCTTG gTAATGTGGAGTTTCAACCTAGAAAGTCATATCATCACCATGACGAAGCTGTTGCAGTTAAAAACCCTGAAGTTGTAGCGCTTATTTCTGAGTTGCTCAGGGTAAAACAAGACACGTTACTAGCTGCGTTAACTGCCAAAAGAGCAAGAGCATCAGGTGAAACATTAGTCATCAATTACAGACTTCCAGAAGCGATTGCTGCTAGGGATGCAATGGCTAAGTGTTTGTATGGAGCACTATTTGACTGGATTGTCCTCCAG GTGAACCATGCCCTGTTATCAAAAAAAGACACATTGAGAGATCACCAAGGAAATAGTATTGGTGTCTTGGACATTTTTGGGTTCGAAGATTTTAAGATGTGCAATAGCTTCGAGCAACTGTGTATTAATTACGCGAACGAACAATTGCAACATTATTTCAATCAGCACGTTTTCCAATACGAACAGCGTGAATATCGAAAGCAAGGTATAAGGTGGACTGATATCGGGTACAGCGATAACTCAGGCTGTCTGCACCTTATCGAGGGCAAACCTAATGGTCTTCTATGCCTTCTTGACGATCAATGCAA CTTTCCTGGTGCAACAAATGAGACACTATTGCAGAAATTCAATTCGGTACACAAAGATTCACCGTTTTATGAGGCCCCTCAGCGTCGTGAGGCAGCATTTGTCGTAAGACATTATGCTGGTACTGTTAAATATCAAGCTGCCAatatgagagagaaaaatctcGATTTGATGCGTCCAGATGGGGTTGTGGGTGTTTTAAAGAATTCTTCCCTGGCCTTTGTCCGGGAGCTAGTCGGAGCTGATCCTGTTGCAGTGTTCAGATGGGCGATTCTTAGAGCTTTTTTCCGTGCACATTTTGCATTTCAGGAAGCAGGTCGGGCGCACAGACATGGCAGAG CTGACGGAAACAAATCTTCTGTGCAAAATAGGTACAGGACACCTAACGAAAATTTGATAag CCATCTTGTGACGTTATCGGCTGTCAATCTTACTATTAACCGAATAGC TTCACACAAACATAGTCGTCTACCAAGTTATCAGAAGCAGCGCAGTGTCTGCTTGCAACCAACAACACCAACTGCCACATTAACACAAAACGAAAACCACGACAGTGTAAACAACAACCGGCTATCTTGGCCGCAGTTTAGAAACGTAAATCAGGTTCAACATGCAACGAATGTTTCTCCATCGAAGAGTTGCTTAATAAAGGGAAGGGAAGATCTCTCCGATGGCCAAAATAAGTTCAGGCGGGGCACTCATACACCTCTAGAGAAGGTGCTTCCTAAAGACGAAGCAAACGTCATGGAACGTGCTAATCAGATCGTtat GAAGAACAAATCATTCCGACCACGGGAACGGGGGAAAAAAGGCTTAAAAAACCTTCAAACTGTCAAAACACTTGCTGGGCGGACTCAGAGCTATGGTGCAGGAGGTGGTCCTGGAAAAGCAAGAAAACAACCCATGACGGTTTCAGCACAATTTCAGCAAAGCTTGCACAGCCTAATGGACACTTTGAACCAGGCTAATCCCTTCTTTATTCGATGCATTAAAAGCAATGCTAATAAGGTTCCTAACAAGTTTGATGAAGAAACTGTGCAGCGGCAGCTTAGGTACACTGGTATGCTAGAAACTGTACGAATCAGACAAGCTGGATTTAATGTCAGGCTCGCCTATGAAGAGTTCATTCAACTTTATCGGATGCTACTTCCTAAAGGCCTTCTCAGTTCGCAATCGGACGTCAGAGATTTCCTTCTTACTTTGAATTTGAACAGGGATAATTATCAGCTTGGATCTACTAAAGTATTTCTACGAGaatcagaaaaaatcaaattggaTATTGAATTACATCAGCAAATTATAACTAGTATCACAACCATACAGAAATGGTTTCGAGCTTGTCTTGAAAGAAGAAAGTTCATTAGGCTAAAAAATGCTGCTGTCCAAGTTCAATCGTTTTGGAGAATGGTTAGTGCTCAGAGATTAGCACAAAGTATACGTGCACGTGAAGCTGCAGTTCGCATTCAGGCTTTTTGGAAAGCTTACAAACAGCACAAGTGGTTTAAAAAACTTAGAGCCGGTGTAATTGCTTTTCAAGCTTGTGTCAGAGGAAATATTGCAAGGAAAATGTATTatgatatgaagaaaaaacgagcAATTGTGATTGATATTTTGGCGGACCAGCAATTGCAGCGACAAAGAATTGAGAATACTGATGTTGCAGTTAAGAAATTGAACCACAGGGGTGCAGACTATAACGACTCTACATTTGTGGAAAATAGAGATTTCAACAGGTGTCGAGATGGCGATGA aaCCAATAACGAAGAGCAATTTTTGTCTCAAGCATCACAAGTTTCTAGCGAAGAATTACCTTCTGACCCACCAAAGAAGACAGAATCTCATGAACTTATTCTACCACCTCTGAG gATTGAGGATAAGAATAAAGAGGCTTTGGTTGTTGACTCAAATATTTCCTATTCTAAGCGAAAGTTAACAACTAACAAACGATTGTTGACTGATCCTTCAACACCCCTAAAAATGGTGGAACCATTGTATGGTGAAGATGTAACAGAGCGCAAAGGGAGTCTTGAAAGTTTGGCAAGCTTAAGAAGTTTTGAATCTCAAGTTAGTGCTGATAGCTCTGAGTCTCACTATTCTCAAGAAAATGTTGTCAGTAGTAACTTGAATAACAAGCCTGTTCCGATCACGAGAACAAAGCGAGGTGAACCAAAtccatcgatttctctcaatACGAATTTAATACAAATGAACAAAACATGTCTACCTAACAGAAGAACAGACAGCACATCAACTGGTTACAGCGATTGTGAACTTGATGTCGAAACACCCAACGCTGTTCAAAGTGCCCCACCAATGTTCACGTCGTCACCAGTGTTTCCATCTCCTCAAGTTAGATGTCCTCATTTCAGTCTGACGCACAGTCCCAACTCTGATATATGGCGGAGACGATCAGATATATCTACCATTACTCGATCTACCAATGTTTCacaatatcaaaatattacTGAAAACCTTTTGGATCAAGCTAAGTTGGAGCGATTGACGGAAGCCGCAAATTATAACGTCAAGCACGAATCTAATAATCGTTTTATCAGGAACGAAAGTGCCACGAGTCGAGAGCAGACAAGGCTTAATGAGAATACTATGCCAAATGATCGTTTGGAAAGTGTAACTAATACATTAACAAAAATGGATCGTTTTGGTTTAAACAAGGATATCAAAGATTATGTCTTGCGTCGACAAAACTCCGAAGGAGATACAGCTGACAAAATTGACATATCGATGCATGAAACTTCTATGAAGACACCATATAAGATTTCTGCACTTCCCAAAGAAAAAGATAcaatgataaaagaaaagtcaGAACCAGATGTTCCTGTCAGATGTGCTCGGAAAAATCGGCCTACAAGAGAGGCCCAGTGTCGATCCATGGGCGATAGTGTATCTGAATCAAATACAAATGAGGCGCGAAATCTTTTCCTTGGTACCATAAAAGAGGGGGACTCGAATAAGTCGTCCAATGTCTGGACTAGAAAACATGTTCCTAATGATTCAACAACAAGATCTGTTACAGACTGGCCAGTAAATAAGCATGAACCGATTTATAAAGTTCAGCAACCAGGAAAACGTAGTAGAGCAAATGCCGTTCCAACATTGGAACTGCACAGAAGAAATTCAGACCCTGCTACCAAAGTTTCTGGGCTTAGTGTAGATAAAAGTTTAGGAGCTGACACGAGTCCAAATGACTTGAAACTTCCTCCAGGCTTGGGAGAAATGGAATGGAAACGTAACCAGCTTTTCTTTGCTGGCCATAGATTCAGAAAAGTAGCCCGATACTCTAAGGATGACGTTTGCATTTGTTGTAACGAGAAAATGGATGCGTTTGTAACGCAGGGATTCAAGTGCGCGGATTGCAAACAACTTTATCATGTCAAGTGTATTCAAAATGGAGGTGTGAATAGAATACCATGCTTATCTATGAAGAGAAAGTTACGTTCAGCATACGAATCTAATAAACAACCTGTGGTACCGAAATTCAGTTTGACGGGAACTTCGGCATTTTCAGACAGCactgataaaataatttcagatgCCAAGGAACTTGGCCTTATGCAAGACTTTATTaccaagaaaatttataaaatggaAGGCCAGGAGGAGGGTAAAAAGCCAAGCGAGGTGGATCGTGTTTTTAAACTAGCGTTAGGGAAATTCAAAGAGGATTTGGTCATTACCTACAGTGTTGTCATTCAGCAAGGAGTTGAAGGGAACATAAAGTACACAGATCTAATAGCAAATTTTTTGCACGTTATGGAAACAGTTTGTAAACAAGAGAACACTAGAGAGGACTTCCCTGTTACAATGGGTGTGAACGCGTTTCGGGGATTTATGAATGAATTCATGACTCTTGTCAAAAACGAAGCTCCTGAGAAACAAAGCAAGAGTAAACggaaaaaggataaaaaacgGAAACAAGAAGAAGCAATACATCATGGCAATCACACCTTCCAGTTGACTATAATCAATATCCCAACAGCTTGCGAGGTTTGCACCTCGTTCTTCATGTGGCCAATCGAGAGAGGACTTGTCTGCCAAA ATTGTAAATTAACATGTCATAAAAAGTGCTATGGAAAAGCAACGGCAGAATGTGGAAAAGAAGGAATGACGTCTGAGTTGAATCCACGCAAGGTTTTCGGTATACCGCTATTCAAACTAGATTGCGGGGATGGAAAAGTACCTTTGGTGGTAGACAGATTAATCACAACAATAGAGCTGCATGGTCTTTATACAGAGGGCTTATATAGAAAGAGTGGGGTGAGCTCTAAAGTGAGAGAATTAAAGTCAAAAATGGACGAAGGTGCTTTAGAAGATGTagactttgaaaattatcaagtACACGTTCTGGCTGCCGTGTTGAAGAGTTTCTTCAGAGATATGCCTGAACCATTACTGACCTTCGAATATTATGATGATTTTCTACATGCGGCCAATCTCACAGATCCACATGATAGGATTTGTACCCTTTTTGCAATATTGAAAAAGCTGCCAAAACCTAATTTTGATCTTATGGAAAGATTGATTGTCCATCTAGCGAGAGTAGCTCTCCATGAAGTTGATAATAGAATGTCGTCATCAGCGCTGGCCATAGTATTTGCACCTTGTATCTTGAGAACAAATCGAACACTACCTGCGCAAGATTCACTGCAAGATGTCGGTAGGCAGACAAAATGCGTTGAGACAATTGTACAAGAAAAGCTACGAGTTGTTAGGGCTACTCTAGATGATATAAGTACTCTCGACTACGCCTGTCGTACTGCTACCCATCGCCTTTCCAGTCTTCGATCTTCGAAGATTTTTAGTCCTGAGGAGCTTGGGCCTGTAACTTCTACCACTTTGGGACGTGGCAACAGTAGTGAAAGGGGTGATGAGGAAGAAGCAATTCTCGTTGGTCACATTCAAGAAATTCAGAAGGAGAAAGCGCTGCTCACATCAACTCTGCCAAGTCTAACTAGAGCTTCGTCAGATGACGATCTTCTCTTATCTGCTACAGATTTAGATGATGGTTCCCTTGACGAACTCATGCCTCCTCCTTCTGGTAAGTGTATTATATTTGTAGAAATAGTAGAAGCAGAAATTAGATCCATTTATAGGTCGAAAGTgacgaaattttatcaatcttCAGATGGCATCCCCCGGAAAAAGATCATCCAAAGACAAAGTTCAGCAGATAATGCCTTCCCCACTGTTAACGTTGACGAAGATATGGTAATGGTATGA